In a single window of the Gemmatimonadales bacterium genome:
- a CDS encoding hemolysin family protein: MSLLLVLLGLALAALGATASVAVRAVSRLELTRWVARRLEGADAAVTLLSRPGDVAAAADAFVAVGVAVAGVCAPWALRTAALGTTLALELVVGVPVLCFVAYFLPRAVGRRWPESLVRAFVPRLRQGGALVGRIVRGRAATERAELAALLRDSATAGLAGEDELEIVTGVMAFADRVVREAMTPRTRIVAAPQSAGAAELAALVASSGYTRIPVYRSSPDDIVGMVHAFDVIKAGPGGKVGVRPVAVVPGSRRCADALLDLRRERRHMAVVLDEFGGTAGLVTMEDLLEELVGEIFDELDEPGPKPVAPERGVLVVDASHPLAAVREHFAVPLEAPPRVETVGGYLAWGVGRIPKAGERTVLGDLEFDVLEATPTRLVRLVVRAAPGAAGPSVPAPPASR; this comes from the coding sequence GTGAGCCTCCTGCTCGTGCTGCTCGGGCTCGCGCTGGCCGCGCTCGGCGCCACCGCGTCGGTGGCGGTCCGCGCGGTGAGCCGGCTGGAGCTCACCCGCTGGGTCGCGCGCCGGCTGGAGGGCGCGGACGCCGCGGTGACGCTGCTGTCGCGCCCCGGCGACGTGGCCGCCGCGGCCGACGCGTTCGTGGCCGTCGGCGTCGCGGTGGCCGGCGTCTGCGCGCCGTGGGCGCTGCGGACGGCCGCGCTGGGGACCACCCTCGCACTCGAGCTGGTGGTCGGGGTGCCCGTGCTGTGCTTCGTCGCGTACTTCCTCCCGCGCGCCGTGGGCCGCCGCTGGCCGGAGTCGCTGGTGCGCGCCTTCGTGCCGCGGCTGCGGCAGGGAGGAGCGCTGGTGGGCCGGATCGTCCGCGGCCGGGCCGCCACGGAACGGGCCGAGCTGGCGGCGCTGCTCCGCGACAGCGCCACCGCGGGCCTGGCTGGCGAGGACGAGCTGGAGATCGTCACCGGCGTGATGGCGTTCGCGGACCGGGTGGTGCGCGAGGCGATGACGCCGCGCACCCGGATCGTCGCCGCGCCCCAGTCGGCCGGGGCCGCGGAGCTCGCGGCGCTGGTGGCCTCGTCGGGCTACACGCGGATCCCGGTGTACCGCTCCTCGCCCGACGACATCGTGGGAATGGTCCACGCCTTCGACGTCATCAAGGCCGGCCCCGGCGGCAAGGTCGGCGTGCGGCCGGTGGCCGTCGTGCCGGGATCCCGCCGCTGCGCCGACGCCCTGCTCGACCTCCGGCGGGAACGGCGCCACATGGCCGTCGTGCTGGACGAGTTCGGAGGCACCGCGGGCCTCGTGACGATGGAGGACCTGCTCGAGGAGCTGGTCGGCGAGATCTTCGACGAGCTGGACGAGCCCGGCCCCAAGCCGGTCGCGCCCGAGCGGGGAGTGCTGGTGGTGGACGCCTCCCATCCCCTGGCGGCGGTGCGGGAGCACTTCGCCGTCCCCCTGGAGGCTCCGCCGCGGGTCGAGACGGTGGGGGGGTACCTGGCCTGGGGCGTCGGACGGATCCCGAAGGCGGGCGAGCGCACCGTGCTCGGGGACCTGGAGTTCGACGTGTTGGAGGCCACCCCCACCAGGCTCGTCCGGCTGGTGGTCCGGGCGGCGCCGGGGGCAGCCGGCCCGAGCGTGCCCGCACCGCCGGCGAGCCGATGA
- the meaB gene encoding methylmalonyl Co-A mutase-associated GTPase MeaB has product MVEPANILEGLRARKPAALARAISLVENGAPGSEALLAGLHALVGSARRIGVTGPPGGGKSTLIERLAAHCRAGGLTVGIIAIDPSSPFTGGALLGDRIRMERAALDPGVFIRSMASRGSLGGMATTTGEVADVMDAYGFDRILIETVGVGQSELEVASVADTTVVVLVPESGDGIQVMKAGLMEIADVYVVNKSDRPGADRLRQELEVAISLKSGQVFRHVPAHHGTRIPTGKTAGDTAAPAIGGDDAAWQPPVLATVAPRDEGVAELSGALDRHFAFLERDGALAARRARQLERRTRDVFERALRRWAWSDAGPRADLEAALAEVAAGRRSPYDAAAAVVNRIRRSDGA; this is encoded by the coding sequence ATGGTGGAACCCGCGAACATCCTCGAGGGTCTGAGGGCCCGCAAGCCCGCCGCCTTGGCGCGCGCCATCTCCCTGGTGGAGAACGGCGCGCCGGGCTCCGAGGCGCTGCTCGCGGGGCTCCATGCCCTGGTGGGTTCGGCGCGCCGCATCGGCGTGACCGGGCCCCCGGGCGGCGGCAAGAGCACGCTCATCGAGCGGCTCGCGGCGCATTGCCGGGCGGGCGGCCTCACGGTCGGCATCATCGCCATCGACCCATCGAGCCCGTTCACGGGGGGGGCGCTCCTGGGCGACCGGATCCGGATGGAGCGTGCGGCCCTGGACCCGGGCGTGTTCATCCGTTCGATGGCGTCGCGCGGCTCGCTGGGCGGCATGGCGACCACGACCGGCGAGGTGGCCGACGTGATGGATGCCTACGGGTTCGACCGGATCCTGATCGAGACCGTGGGCGTCGGGCAGTCGGAGCTGGAGGTCGCGTCGGTGGCGGACACCACGGTGGTGGTGCTGGTGCCCGAGTCGGGCGACGGCATCCAGGTGATGAAGGCCGGCCTGATGGAGATCGCGGACGTGTACGTGGTGAACAAGTCGGACCGGCCCGGGGCCGACCGGCTGCGACAGGAGCTGGAGGTGGCGATCAGCCTCAAGAGCGGCCAGGTCTTCCGCCACGTGCCGGCACATCACGGCACCCGGATCCCGACGGGGAAGACGGCAGGGGACACGGCTGCACCGGCCATCGGCGGGGACGACGCCGCGTGGCAGCCTCCCGTGCTGGCCACGGTGGCGCCCAGGGACGAGGGCGTCGCGGAGCTGAGCGGCGCCCTGGACCGGCACTTCGCGTTCCTGGAGCGCGACGGCGCGCTGGCGGCGCGGCGCGCACGCCAGCTCGAGCGGCGCACGCGGGACGTGTTCGAGCGGGCGCTCAGGCGGTGGGCCTGGTCGGACGCGGGGCCGAGGGCGGACCTGGAGGCCGCGCTCGCCGAGGTCGCGGCGGGCCGCCGGAGCCCGTACGATGCGGCGGCGGCGGTGGTGAATCGGATCCGGAGGAGCGACGGCGCATGA
- a CDS encoding methylmalonyl-CoA mutase family protein, with product MSVFESDLVVRRLAEQLEAKQRELEDLRRELSAWQEKVARGEVRDVDFTTASGRPVAPVYTPLDVPDLDHGAELGLPGEYPYTRGVHATGYRGRLWTMRQFSGFGTAVETNARYKFLLGRGQTGLSVAFDFPTLMGYDSDHPRAMGEVGKCGVAISSLADMETLFDGIPLDRVSTSMTINGPAAMLFCFYVAAAERQGVASTKLRGTVQNDILKEYMAQHAWIYGVEPALKIIVDLFEWSATHAPQWNTISISGYHIREAGATAAQELAFTLANGFTYVERGLARGLDVDAFAPRLSFFWDIHNDFFEEIAKLRAARRIWARHLRERYGAKSERSLMMRFHSQTAGVTLTAQQPLNNVVRVAYQALAAVLGGTQSLHTNSMDETLALPTEQAVQLALRTQQVLAYETGVANVSDPLGGSWYVEALTRQLEDEAEATFAEIERMGGVVRGIETGWFQRQIAQSAARHQRELEQRRRVVVGVNDFVVDEPEVPIPLLRIGEEAAGAQAERLARLRRARDGDVARRRLDALAEAARRGDNLIPAMLDAARAWATLFEIREALENVYGSYREPIFF from the coding sequence ATGAGCGTGTTCGAGTCCGATCTGGTGGTCAGGCGGCTGGCGGAGCAGCTCGAGGCGAAGCAGCGCGAGCTGGAGGACCTGCGGCGCGAGCTGTCCGCGTGGCAGGAGAAGGTCGCTCGGGGCGAGGTCCGCGACGTGGACTTCACGACGGCCTCGGGGCGGCCCGTGGCGCCCGTGTACACGCCGCTGGACGTGCCCGACCTGGATCACGGCGCCGAGCTGGGCCTGCCGGGCGAGTACCCGTACACGCGCGGCGTGCACGCCACCGGCTACCGCGGACGGCTGTGGACGATGCGCCAGTTCTCGGGCTTCGGCACCGCAGTCGAGACCAACGCGCGCTACAAGTTCCTCCTGGGCCGGGGCCAGACGGGACTGTCGGTGGCCTTCGACTTCCCGACGCTGATGGGTTACGACTCCGACCACCCGCGCGCGATGGGCGAGGTGGGGAAGTGCGGTGTCGCGATCTCGAGCCTGGCCGACATGGAGACCCTGTTCGACGGCATTCCGCTCGACCGGGTTTCCACCTCGATGACGATCAACGGGCCGGCCGCGATGCTGTTCTGCTTCTACGTGGCCGCGGCCGAGCGGCAGGGCGTCGCGAGCACGAAGCTCCGGGGCACGGTCCAGAACGACATCCTCAAGGAGTACATGGCGCAGCACGCCTGGATCTACGGGGTGGAGCCGGCCCTGAAGATCATCGTGGACCTGTTCGAGTGGAGCGCGACGCACGCGCCGCAGTGGAACACGATATCGATCTCCGGCTACCACATCCGGGAGGCGGGGGCGACCGCGGCCCAGGAGCTGGCGTTCACGCTCGCCAACGGCTTCACCTACGTGGAGCGCGGGCTGGCGCGCGGCCTGGACGTGGACGCCTTCGCGCCCCGGCTGAGCTTCTTCTGGGACATCCACAACGACTTCTTCGAGGAGATCGCCAAGCTGCGGGCGGCGCGCCGCATCTGGGCGCGGCACCTGCGCGAGCGCTACGGCGCCAAGTCCGAGCGCTCGCTGATGATGCGGTTCCATTCTCAGACGGCGGGCGTGACGCTCACGGCGCAGCAGCCGCTGAACAACGTGGTGCGGGTGGCGTACCAGGCCCTGGCCGCCGTGCTCGGCGGCACGCAGTCCCTGCACACCAACTCGATGGACGAGACGCTGGCCTTGCCCACCGAGCAGGCGGTCCAGCTGGCGCTGCGGACCCAGCAGGTGCTCGCCTACGAGACCGGCGTCGCGAACGTGAGCGATCCGCTCGGCGGCTCCTGGTACGTCGAGGCGCTGACCCGGCAGCTCGAAGACGAGGCGGAGGCCACCTTCGCCGAGATCGAGCGCATGGGGGGCGTGGTGCGGGGCATCGAGACCGGCTGGTTCCAGCGGCAGATCGCGCAGTCGGCGGCGCGCCACCAGCGCGAGCTGGAGCAGCGCCGCCGGGTGGTGGTCGGCGTGAACGACTTCGTGGTGGACGAGCCGGAGGTCCCGATCCCGCTCCTCAGGATCGGCGAGGAAGCCGCGGGCGCGCAGGCCGAGCGGCTGGCGCGGCTGCGGCGCGCCCGGGACGGCGACGTCGCGCGGCGGCGCCTGGACGCGCTGGCGGAGGCGGCGCGCCGCGGCGACAATCTGATCCCCGCCATGCTCGACGCCGCTCGAGCGTGGGCGACCCTGTTCGAGATCCGGGAAGCACTGGAGAACGTCTATGGCTCGTACCGCGAGCCCATCTTCTTCTAG
- a CDS encoding cobalamin B12-binding domain-containing protein has translation MPTAPSTPAAGALPRPIRILVAKPGLDGHDRGAKVVAAALRDAGMEVVYTGLHQTPEMIVAAAVQEDVDVVGLSVLSGAHMTLFPRVVELLREAGRGDVLVTGGGIIPREDMSSLRSRGVGSLFGPGTPTAELIAYIHDWAREHLRP, from the coding sequence ATGCCCACCGCACCGTCCACGCCCGCGGCCGGCGCTCTGCCGCGCCCCATCCGCATCCTGGTCGCGAAGCCGGGACTGGACGGCCACGACCGCGGAGCCAAGGTGGTGGCGGCGGCGCTGCGCGACGCGGGCATGGAAGTGGTCTACACCGGCCTGCACCAGACGCCGGAGATGATCGTCGCGGCCGCGGTGCAGGAGGACGTGGACGTGGTCGGGCTGTCGGTGCTCTCGGGCGCGCACATGACGCTGTTCCCGCGCGTGGTGGAGCTGCTGCGCGAGGCGGGCCGGGGCGATGTCCTCGTGACCGGCGGCGGCATCATCCCCCGGGAGGACATGAGCAGCCTGCGCTCGCGCGGCGTCGGCAGCCTGTTCGGTCCCGGCACGCCGACCGCCGAGCTGATCGCCTACATCCACGACTGGGCCCGCGAGCACCTGCGGCCCTGA